In a genomic window of Pseudoglutamicibacter albus:
- a CDS encoding FHA domain-containing protein: MPHQPESGGVDVTTPEILNRVARSLPVWDPLPPDSAYVELTHPDGARVRITADALIGRQPGEHAGEEGVIGVPVQDPHKSVSRVHAKLWVTPSAPPSVSDAGSGNGTLVQRGEDYISVEENPEPLEDGDIIWLGDVGLRTTLQH, encoded by the coding sequence ATGCCGCATCAACCTGAATCCGGCGGGGTGGACGTCACCACGCCGGAGATCCTGAACCGTGTTGCCCGCTCCCTGCCCGTGTGGGATCCACTACCGCCGGATAGCGCGTATGTTGAGTTGACCCACCCGGACGGTGCCCGCGTCCGTATCACAGCTGACGCGCTCATCGGCCGGCAACCCGGGGAGCACGCCGGGGAAGAAGGCGTGATCGGTGTGCCAGTTCAAGACCCGCACAAAAGTGTCTCCCGCGTGCATGCGAAGCTGTGGGTGACACCGTCCGCCCCGCCTTCAGTGAGCGATGCCGGGTCAGGAAACGGTACCCTTGTTCAACGCGGTGAGGACTATATTTCTGTTGAAGAGAACCCCGAACCGCTTGAAGATGGCGACATCATCTGGTTAGGTGACGTTGGATTGCGGACAACACTCCAGCATTAA
- a CDS encoding FHA domain-containing protein, translating to MTQGQADGRGYGVEPSTQTTSVALPPVSDEVIAKYRLSEEERRAVTALPQDSALLLSNEGEVKGARFLLDKDVTTVGRRPDSDIFLDDVTVSRKHAEFRREGRVFRVVDSSSLNGTYVNGDRVDEVELRSGSEVRIGKYVLKFYQPLPEQ from the coding sequence ATGACTCAGGGCCAAGCGGATGGCCGCGGATATGGCGTGGAACCCTCCACCCAGACAACCTCAGTCGCCCTGCCACCAGTCAGCGACGAGGTCATTGCAAAATACCGTTTGTCTGAAGAAGAACGCCGTGCAGTAACGGCTCTTCCACAGGATTCAGCGCTACTGCTCTCCAACGAGGGTGAAGTCAAAGGCGCACGCTTCCTGCTGGATAAGGACGTGACCACGGTAGGACGCCGTCCGGATTCAGACATTTTCCTCGACGATGTCACCGTGTCCCGCAAGCACGCCGAATTCCGCCGGGAAGGCCGTGTGTTCCGTGTGGTTGACTCCTCGAGCCTCAACGGCACCTACGTCAACGGAGACCGCGTTGATGAAGTAGAGCTGCGTTCCGGTAGCGAGGTGCGCATCGGCAAGTACGTCTTGAAGTTCTACCAGCCACTTCCAGAGCAGTGA
- the ftsR gene encoding transcriptional regulator FtsR translates to MTRHRSLDVVLGRSSAAAAAAPATGPSREPARAPRKGVKNIGDVLAILQEDFPAVTASKIRFLEEKGLITPARTAAGYRKYTSSDVERLRFILALQRDQYLPLKVIKEHLDAVDAGENPQALPGGTTIAPRVLDEVEAEQIAGHVRPLTRAELAGRAGASVAFVDELVELGMIAAGEDELFGPNALQSVIAALRLAEYGVQPRHLRLVRTAAEREAALIESVVTSSHPRRDSTSSARAADQAETMAEALSVLHRAMLHSRIDHFDR, encoded by the coding sequence GTGACAAGACACAGAAGCCTTGACGTAGTTTTGGGTCGAAGCTCGGCTGCCGCGGCAGCGGCGCCGGCTACCGGCCCGAGCCGAGAACCTGCGCGCGCACCGCGTAAAGGCGTCAAGAACATCGGCGATGTCCTAGCCATCCTGCAAGAAGATTTCCCGGCAGTGACGGCCTCGAAGATTCGCTTCCTCGAAGAAAAAGGCCTCATCACCCCGGCTCGCACAGCAGCCGGGTACCGCAAGTACACCTCCTCGGATGTTGAACGTCTGCGGTTTATCCTCGCGCTACAGAGGGATCAGTACCTTCCGTTGAAGGTCATCAAAGAACACCTCGATGCGGTCGATGCGGGGGAGAACCCGCAAGCTCTGCCTGGCGGAACCACGATCGCTCCGCGCGTCCTTGATGAGGTGGAAGCCGAACAGATCGCAGGCCACGTGCGCCCGCTCACGCGCGCCGAGTTGGCTGGCCGTGCAGGAGCATCGGTCGCTTTCGTCGATGAGCTGGTTGAGCTCGGCATGATCGCCGCCGGTGAGGATGAACTCTTCGGCCCGAACGCCTTACAAAGCGTCATTGCCGCGTTGCGTCTAGCCGAGTACGGTGTTCAGCCGCGCCACCTGCGTCTGGTCCGTACCGCCGCGGAACGAGAAGCCGCACTCATCGAATCAGTCGTGACTTCATCGCACCCGCGCCGCGACTCGACCTCCTCCGCACGCGCCGCTGACCAAGCCGAGACGATGGCCGAGGCGCTATCAGTGCTTCACCGCGCGATGCTGCACAGCCGCATCGACCATTTCGACCGCTAG
- a CDS encoding bifunctional nuclease family protein encodes MTLEGYRAVSVENALIELPSQQPVVVMHEITGDRVFPLWIGSAEFAVISNLLDGSPAKRPLTHDLLLDIVDALDANILRVRIVDVDDMTFHARIDLDNGREVDSRASDAVILGLQLDVPILITSELLDHVGVVRPVDEDPGATEAQVEEFKEFLEGLDPSDFKD; translated from the coding sequence GTGACGTTAGAAGGTTATCGAGCCGTTTCTGTAGAGAACGCGTTGATCGAGTTGCCTTCGCAGCAACCCGTTGTGGTGATGCATGAAATCACTGGGGACCGGGTGTTTCCGTTGTGGATCGGCTCAGCTGAATTCGCGGTGATCTCCAACTTATTGGATGGAAGCCCCGCCAAACGCCCCCTCACGCACGACCTCCTGCTGGACATAGTCGATGCCCTGGATGCCAACATCTTGCGTGTGCGGATAGTGGACGTGGACGACATGACCTTCCACGCCCGGATCGACCTCGACAACGGCCGTGAAGTGGACTCCCGCGCATCCGACGCCGTGATACTAGGGTTGCAGCTGGACGTGCCGATCCTGATCACGAGCGAGCTTCTGGACCATGTAGGCGTAGTGCGCCCTGTGGACGAAGACCCCGGCGCAACTGAGGCTCAAGTTGAGGAATTCAAAGAATTCTTGGAAGGCCTCGACCCTTCGGATTTCAAGGATTGA
- a CDS encoding MerR family transcriptional regulator, protein MLFDDDLPVLDEAAGYRGPTACKAAGITYRQLDYWARTGLVEPTVQTAAGSGSQRLYSFRDVLVLKVVKRLLDTGVSLQQIRTAVATLRERGVDDLAQITLMSDGASVYECTSADEVIDLVQGGQGVFGIAVGRVWREVESSISELPVDYARNEDNPAPVAHPEDELARRRARKSAS, encoded by the coding sequence ATGCTGTTCGATGACGACCTCCCTGTGTTAGATGAAGCTGCGGGGTACCGCGGACCTACCGCATGCAAAGCTGCTGGAATCACGTACCGCCAGCTGGACTATTGGGCTCGCACCGGGCTTGTTGAACCAACCGTGCAGACCGCCGCAGGATCCGGCTCGCAACGGCTCTACAGCTTCCGCGACGTGCTCGTTCTCAAGGTTGTGAAGCGTCTGCTGGATACCGGCGTGTCCCTCCAACAGATCCGCACTGCAGTCGCGACCCTGCGTGAACGCGGGGTAGACGACCTCGCGCAGATCACCCTTATGTCCGATGGCGCATCGGTTTATGAATGCACCTCAGCTGACGAGGTGATCGACTTGGTCCAGGGCGGACAAGGCGTATTCGGTATCGCTGTGGGGCGAGTGTGGCGCGAAGTTGAATCCTCGATCTCCGAGCTACCGGTTGATTATGCGCGCAACGAAGACAACCCAGCACCCGTTGCACACCCAGAGGACGAACTCGCACGCCGCCGGGCACGCAAGTCCGCCTCCTGA
- a CDS encoding ParA family protein, which translates to MQIISVSSLKGGVGKTSVTLGLASAALAAGVRTLVVDLDPHADASTGLGVSPNATEPIGELLKSPRKASIDSDPAPSAWTAREQANGNPNAVLDVLPGSAMTGYYDRPDIRTRDLKRLQRVLEGAEKHYDLVLIDCPPSLSGLTRMAWYTSDGVLLVAEPALFSVAGTERALRALKLFRDEFHTTIDTYGVIANRYRRDSSEHAFRLNELSVMFGEGLVQPPIPETPNWQQIQGAAYAVHHWPGSAARDTAGAFEEALRTIAPDLPQLKEEKKKRNASRRGSGRRSRR; encoded by the coding sequence GTGCAGATCATCAGCGTGTCTTCGCTGAAGGGAGGCGTCGGTAAGACCTCCGTCACCTTGGGTTTGGCTTCTGCCGCTCTCGCCGCTGGAGTTCGTACCCTGGTTGTTGATCTTGATCCTCACGCGGACGCATCGACTGGTTTGGGTGTTTCGCCCAACGCGACGGAACCGATCGGTGAGCTGTTGAAGTCCCCGAGGAAGGCTTCGATCGATTCGGATCCCGCACCTTCCGCGTGGACCGCGCGCGAGCAAGCCAACGGCAACCCGAACGCGGTTTTGGATGTTCTGCCAGGGTCTGCGATGACCGGCTACTATGACCGCCCAGACATCCGCACGCGCGATCTGAAGCGTCTTCAGCGTGTACTCGAGGGCGCGGAAAAGCATTATGACCTCGTGTTGATTGACTGCCCACCTTCACTGTCCGGGTTGACCCGGATGGCGTGGTACACCTCCGATGGTGTGCTCTTGGTGGCCGAACCGGCGCTGTTCTCTGTTGCGGGCACCGAGCGCGCACTACGTGCACTGAAGCTGTTCCGTGACGAGTTCCACACCACGATCGACACCTACGGTGTGATCGCGAACCGTTACCGCCGTGACTCCTCGGAGCATGCGTTCCGTTTGAACGAGCTGTCCGTAATGTTCGGCGAAGGCTTGGTTCAGCCTCCGATCCCGGAGACCCCGAACTGGCAGCAGATTCAGGGGGCCGCTTATGCGGTTCATCATTGGCCGGGAAGTGCTGCACGTGACACGGCCGGGGCCTTCGAGGAAGCGTTGCGCACTATCGCACCGGATTTGCCGCAGCTGAAGGAAGAGAAGAAGAAAAGGAACGCTAGCCGCCGCGGTAGTGGACGCCGCAGCCGCCGCTAA
- a CDS encoding pyruvate carboxylase translates to MKQKSKVLVANRGEIAIRAFRAAVELGMDTVAVYPWEDRKSIHRQKADEAYRIGEEGRPLRAYLDVEEIIRVAKSSGADFIYPGYGFLSENPDLARRAAEEGLTFVGPPAEVLELAGNKVAAINAAKQAGIPTLASTDPSEDIDHLLSQAETIGFPIFVKAVAGGGGRGMRRVEKIEDLRDALEAASNEAATAFGDGNVYLEQAVLKPRHIEVQILADGEGNTIHLYERDCSVQRRHQKVVEVAPARDLDPKVRESILKDAVKFAKAVGYRNAGTVEFLLDTEGERANEYVFIEMNPRIQVEHTITEEITDVDLVAAQLRIAMGQTLADLGLSQDTIQPRGAAVQCRITTEDPAQGFRPDVGTIAAYRSAGGTGVRLDGGTIYAGAEISPHFDSLLVKLSTRGATYDIAIRRALRALDEFRIRGVATNIPFIKNVLSHPEFQAGPVATDFLDSHPDLTDIQPSRDRGTKALAYLADVTVNQPHGPRPDIINPALKLPAYPGHTLNDPEASPFDTASGPAPADGWKQVLDEQGPEGFAQALRARTGLAVTDTTFRDAHQSLLATRVRTRDLLAAAPAVAHTLPQLLSIEAWGGATYDVALRFLGEDPWKRLELLRAAVPNIPIQMLLRGRNTVGYTPYPQEVTEAFVEQAAKAGVDIFRIFDALNDIDQITPAIAAVRKTGTAVAEAALCYTGNLLDPEEKLYTLEYYLELAQKMVDAGAHILAIKDMAGLLRPAAATRLVTALRERFDLPVHLHTHDTAGGQLATLLAAAQAGVDAVDVASAAMAGTTSQPSMSALIAATDNTDHETGLSMTAASDLEPYWEALRQVYAPFESGLSSPTGRVYRHEIPGGQLSNLRQQAISLGLADRFEKIEEAYAAVDKILGHLIKVTPSSKVVGDLALALVGANVDPADFEQDPTLIDLPASVVGFLSGELGTPAGGWPEPFRSKALAAGAKDVSVVPLDAEDAEALKGEDETVRETLNRLLFPAPTKEFKQKQEEFGDLSVLETRDWLYGPERGEESLIPLEEGVRLLASIEAISPADEHGMRTVHCRLNGQSRNIQVRDRSVEARVEQAEKADPDNPAHVAAPFAGAVTVRVKPGDTVDRGGRVATIEAMKMEAAITSPTGGVVRRVLIDGTGQVNGGDLIVEFERD, encoded by the coding sequence GTGAAGCAGAAAAGCAAAGTGTTGGTCGCTAATCGTGGTGAGATCGCGATCCGCGCGTTCCGAGCCGCCGTTGAACTAGGGATGGACACCGTAGCCGTATATCCGTGGGAAGACCGCAAATCCATTCACCGGCAGAAAGCCGATGAGGCCTACCGCATCGGCGAAGAAGGCCGCCCGTTGCGTGCCTACCTCGATGTTGAAGAGATCATCCGAGTAGCGAAGTCCTCCGGAGCGGACTTTATTTACCCAGGTTACGGGTTCTTGTCCGAGAACCCGGACCTTGCTCGCCGCGCTGCCGAAGAAGGTTTGACCTTCGTAGGGCCGCCAGCCGAAGTTCTTGAACTTGCCGGCAACAAAGTCGCTGCGATCAACGCCGCCAAGCAAGCCGGCATCCCAACGCTCGCCTCGACCGACCCGTCAGAAGACATCGACCACCTACTCAGCCAGGCCGAGACAATCGGCTTCCCGATCTTCGTCAAAGCCGTCGCGGGCGGCGGTGGCCGCGGCATGCGTCGCGTTGAGAAAATCGAAGACCTCCGTGACGCCCTCGAAGCCGCATCGAACGAAGCCGCAACCGCGTTTGGTGACGGCAACGTCTACCTCGAACAGGCTGTGCTGAAGCCCCGCCACATCGAAGTCCAAATCCTTGCCGACGGTGAAGGCAACACGATTCACCTCTACGAACGTGACTGCTCGGTTCAGCGCCGCCACCAAAAGGTTGTTGAAGTAGCTCCGGCGCGAGACCTCGACCCAAAGGTGCGCGAATCGATCCTCAAAGACGCCGTGAAGTTCGCGAAGGCCGTGGGCTACCGCAACGCGGGAACCGTCGAATTCCTGCTCGACACCGAAGGCGAACGCGCCAACGAATACGTGTTCATCGAGATGAACCCACGCATCCAGGTTGAACACACCATCACCGAAGAAATCACCGACGTCGACCTCGTCGCAGCTCAGCTGCGCATCGCGATGGGTCAGACCCTCGCCGACCTCGGCCTGAGCCAAGACACGATCCAGCCGCGGGGAGCCGCGGTGCAGTGCCGCATCACCACCGAAGACCCAGCCCAAGGCTTCCGCCCCGACGTAGGAACCATCGCCGCATACCGTTCCGCAGGCGGCACCGGTGTACGCCTCGATGGCGGCACCATCTATGCGGGCGCCGAAATCTCGCCACACTTCGACTCACTGCTCGTGAAACTATCGACCCGCGGGGCGACCTACGACATCGCGATCCGTCGCGCCCTCCGCGCACTCGACGAATTCCGCATCCGCGGCGTGGCGACCAACATCCCGTTCATCAAAAACGTGCTGAGCCACCCCGAATTCCAGGCCGGGCCTGTCGCAACCGACTTCCTCGACAGCCACCCAGACCTGACCGACATTCAGCCAAGCCGCGACCGCGGAACCAAAGCACTGGCCTACCTCGCAGACGTCACCGTGAACCAGCCCCACGGTCCACGTCCCGACATCATCAACCCCGCACTCAAACTACCCGCCTACCCGGGCCACACCCTCAACGACCCGGAAGCATCCCCATTCGACACCGCCAGCGGTCCAGCACCAGCCGACGGTTGGAAACAAGTGCTCGATGAGCAAGGCCCTGAAGGTTTCGCTCAGGCCCTACGCGCGCGCACAGGCCTAGCCGTAACAGACACGACCTTCCGCGACGCACACCAATCGCTGTTGGCAACCCGCGTACGCACCCGCGACCTGCTCGCCGCAGCACCCGCGGTAGCCCACACCCTCCCACAACTACTCTCGATCGAAGCGTGGGGCGGGGCAACCTACGACGTCGCGTTGCGCTTCCTGGGTGAAGATCCCTGGAAACGCCTCGAACTCCTCCGCGCCGCAGTACCGAACATTCCAATCCAGATGCTGCTGCGCGGCCGCAACACGGTCGGCTACACCCCATACCCGCAAGAAGTCACTGAAGCGTTCGTCGAACAAGCCGCGAAAGCCGGCGTGGACATCTTCCGTATCTTCGACGCCCTCAACGACATCGACCAAATCACCCCGGCCATCGCCGCTGTACGCAAAACCGGGACCGCCGTGGCAGAAGCCGCACTCTGCTACACCGGCAACCTGCTCGACCCTGAAGAGAAGCTCTACACGCTCGAGTACTACCTCGAACTCGCCCAAAAAATGGTCGACGCCGGCGCGCACATCCTCGCAATCAAAGACATGGCAGGCCTGCTGCGCCCAGCCGCAGCAACCCGACTCGTGACAGCACTACGGGAACGCTTCGACCTACCAGTCCACCTCCACACCCACGACACCGCAGGCGGCCAACTAGCAACCCTGCTCGCTGCCGCACAAGCTGGCGTCGACGCCGTGGACGTCGCATCCGCGGCGATGGCAGGCACCACATCCCAGCCATCCATGTCCGCGCTCATCGCCGCAACCGACAACACCGACCACGAAACCGGGCTGTCCATGACCGCGGCATCCGACCTTGAACCATACTGGGAGGCACTACGCCAGGTCTATGCACCATTCGAATCCGGACTCAGCTCACCAACCGGGCGAGTCTACCGCCACGAAATCCCCGGCGGACAACTCTCCAACCTCAGGCAACAAGCGATCTCACTGGGGCTGGCTGACCGGTTCGAAAAAATCGAAGAAGCCTACGCGGCAGTTGACAAGATCCTCGGCCACCTCATCAAGGTCACCCCATCCTCCAAGGTTGTGGGCGACCTCGCGCTCGCGCTCGTAGGCGCCAACGTCGACCCAGCCGATTTCGAGCAAGACCCAACACTGATCGACCTGCCAGCATCCGTGGTCGGATTCCTCTCCGGAGAACTCGGGACACCAGCAGGAGGCTGGCCAGAACCATTCCGCAGCAAAGCGCTCGCCGCGGGTGCGAAAGACGTCTCCGTGGTGCCGCTGGATGCTGAGGATGCCGAAGCCCTCAAAGGCGAGGATGAGACCGTTCGGGAGACCCTCAACCGTTTGCTCTTCCCCGCGCCAACCAAGGAATTCAAGCAGAAGCAAGAAGAGTTCGGCGACCTCTCCGTGCTCGAAACCCGCGACTGGCTCTATGGCCCGGAACGCGGCGAAGAATCACTCATCCCGCTTGAAGAAGGTGTGCGCCTGCTGGCAAGCATCGAAGCGATCTCGCCAGCCGATGAACACGGCATGCGGACCGTTCACTGCCGACTCAACGGCCAATCACGCAACATTCAAGTTCGTGACCGCTCGGTTGAGGCTCGGGTCGAACAAGCCGAAAAGGCCGACCCCGACAACCCGGCGCACGTGGCCGCACCATTCGCAGGTGCAGTCACCGTTCGCGTCAAACCAGGCGATACCGTGGACCGCGGCGGCCGCGTAGCAACCATCGAAGCAATGAAGATGGAAGCTGCGATCACCTCACCGACCGGTGGGGTAGTCCGCCGCGTACTGATCGACGGGACCGGGCAAGTCAACGGCGGCGACCTCATCGTCGAATTCGAACGCGACTAA
- a CDS encoding mycothione reductase yields MTHYDLVIVGSGSGNSLVTPFWDNKKVAIIDGGVFGGTCLNKGCIPTKMFVVPSTLAAETEHLRKLGIDMHVDAVHWAKIRDRIFGRIDPISEAGRKYRAEELENVDLYEENARLVNPHKLVTDSGKKISADHVVLANGSRPSLPSVRGMDLKGVHTSDTIMRIERLPRTMVIVGGGVIAAEFAAIFHGLGVEVTQVVRGEQLLKHFDDEIADAFTQAALRRWDIHRGWDIKRIGVGGDAELAAEFTRGDEKLTLNADIVLMATGRVPNSDTIDAHAAGLDTDESGFIQTDEYMRVLSNGKPLEGVWALGDVTNHAMLKHVANREARVVSHNMENPKQLRAVDHSVIASAVFSNPQVASAGLTEAQAIRAAEDQGRDANDVIAYTQRYGDVAYGWALEDEEGLVKLIAEKSTGKILGAFIMGEQAPTLIQPLIQAMTLGTDAYTMARAPYWIHPALTEVVENALLGLETQPPKNPPL; encoded by the coding sequence ATGACTCATTACGATTTGGTGATCGTCGGTTCCGGCTCAGGTAACTCGCTTGTGACCCCGTTCTGGGACAACAAGAAAGTTGCCATCATCGACGGCGGGGTCTTCGGGGGAACCTGCCTCAACAAAGGATGCATCCCCACGAAAATGTTCGTGGTGCCCTCAACACTGGCCGCCGAAACCGAACACCTCCGTAAGCTCGGCATCGACATGCACGTCGACGCCGTGCACTGGGCGAAAATCCGTGACCGGATCTTCGGCCGCATCGACCCGATCTCAGAAGCCGGTCGTAAATACCGTGCCGAAGAGCTTGAGAACGTGGACCTCTACGAGGAGAACGCTCGCCTCGTGAACCCGCACAAACTCGTGACCGATTCCGGCAAAAAGATCAGCGCAGACCACGTGGTGCTCGCCAACGGCTCCCGCCCCTCACTACCATCGGTGCGCGGCATGGACCTCAAAGGTGTACACACCTCGGATACGATCATGCGCATCGAACGCCTCCCACGCACCATGGTGATCGTCGGAGGCGGGGTCATTGCCGCGGAGTTCGCCGCGATCTTCCACGGGCTGGGCGTTGAAGTCACCCAAGTGGTGCGCGGCGAACAACTACTCAAACACTTCGATGACGAAATCGCCGACGCCTTCACACAGGCCGCCCTACGGCGCTGGGACATCCACCGCGGCTGGGACATCAAACGCATCGGCGTGGGCGGAGATGCCGAACTCGCCGCAGAATTCACCCGCGGCGATGAAAAACTCACCCTCAACGCAGACATCGTGCTCATGGCCACCGGCCGCGTCCCGAACTCTGACACGATTGACGCTCACGCCGCAGGACTCGACACCGATGAATCAGGGTTCATCCAAACCGACGAATACATGCGGGTGCTCTCTAACGGTAAACCGCTAGAAGGCGTGTGGGCGCTTGGCGACGTCACCAACCACGCCATGCTCAAACACGTCGCTAACCGCGAAGCCCGCGTGGTCTCCCACAACATGGAAAACCCGAAACAGCTGCGTGCAGTAGACCACAGCGTCATCGCCTCCGCAGTGTTTTCCAACCCGCAGGTTGCCTCCGCAGGTCTCACTGAGGCTCAAGCGATCCGTGCCGCGGAAGACCAAGGCCGCGACGCCAACGACGTCATCGCCTACACCCAGCGTTACGGGGACGTCGCCTACGGGTGGGCACTCGAAGATGAGGAAGGCCTCGTGAAACTCATCGCCGAGAAATCAACGGGCAAGATCCTCGGTGCTTTCATCATGGGGGAGCAGGCACCAACACTGATCCAGCCGCTCATCCAAGCGATGACGCTGGGAACCGACGCATACACGATGGCGCGGGCACCCTACTGGATCCACCCGGCACTGACCGAAGTAGTCGAAAACGCGCTCCTAGGGTTGGAAACCCAGCCGCCAAAGAACCCGCCGCTATAA
- a CDS encoding AMP-dependent synthetase/ligase: protein MHITFEVVWLVPHAIVRSLLVETVSVPAEVVNPEDATLVHLVDRHLEKNGDIALFSKPDGSDGWVDVSARDFAADAKLIARGLMHYGVKPGDRVALMSATRYEWSLVDFAIAYAGGISVPIYETSSPSQVAWILKDSGSQIVVVENSRHAQAVKRAKDSESLSEISATLVIDEDGLDKLRAAGENVSEEQRAQQEAPRKKTDIATIIYTSGTTGKPKGCELTHANFVDLSDNAAAAVPGVITPDASTILFLPLAHVFARFIALMAVGGGTRTGHTSDLKNLLPALDSFKPTFLLVVPRVFEKVFNGAQQKAEDGGKGKIFARAAKVAEEYSRQSLEGKVSLSTRVKHKIFDVLVYKKLRAAMGGKVTHAVSGGSALGERLGHFFNGIGLTVLEGFGATETAAPVTVNTPEKIKIGTVGRPVPGNEIKLGEDGEILVKGVCVFKGYYNREDLTEDAFVDGWYATGDLGTIDEDGFLTITGRKKEILVTASGKNVAPGLMEDRVRSVPIVSQCVVVGEGRPYVGALVTVDEEALPGWLERHNLPSDTKIEDLVENKDLLADIQEGIDSANDTVSRAESIRKFRVLTTDLTEETGHLTPSLKIRRQIVLKDFQDEVEKLYKP from the coding sequence ATGCACATCACATTTGAGGTGGTGTGGCTCGTCCCGCACGCGATAGTCAGGAGTTTGCTTGTGGAAACCGTTTCTGTTCCGGCCGAGGTTGTGAACCCAGAAGACGCTACGTTGGTTCACCTGGTCGACCGTCATTTAGAGAAGAATGGCGATATTGCATTGTTCTCTAAACCGGACGGTAGCGACGGTTGGGTTGATGTTTCCGCTAGAGATTTCGCAGCGGATGCCAAGCTCATCGCACGCGGATTGATGCATTACGGCGTGAAGCCCGGAGACCGGGTCGCGTTGATGTCAGCAACGCGTTATGAGTGGAGCCTGGTCGATTTCGCTATCGCGTATGCCGGCGGTATTTCGGTTCCTATCTATGAGACCTCCTCCCCTAGCCAGGTCGCCTGGATTTTGAAGGATTCTGGCTCGCAGATCGTTGTCGTTGAGAATTCCAGGCATGCCCAGGCTGTTAAGCGCGCTAAGGATTCCGAGTCGCTTTCTGAGATCTCAGCGACGTTGGTGATCGACGAGGACGGGTTGGATAAGCTGCGCGCTGCCGGCGAGAACGTCTCAGAGGAGCAGCGCGCTCAGCAGGAAGCTCCGCGGAAGAAGACGGACATCGCCACGATCATCTACACCTCGGGCACAACGGGAAAACCGAAGGGTTGCGAACTCACGCACGCGAACTTTGTGGACCTTTCAGACAACGCGGCCGCAGCGGTTCCCGGCGTTATCACCCCGGACGCGTCCACGATCCTGTTTTTGCCGTTGGCTCACGTTTTCGCCCGCTTCATCGCGTTGATGGCGGTCGGCGGTGGCACACGCACCGGCCATACCTCGGATTTGAAGAACCTATTGCCGGCGCTGGATTCGTTCAAGCCGACGTTCTTGCTCGTTGTTCCTCGCGTGTTTGAGAAAGTTTTCAACGGGGCGCAACAAAAGGCTGAAGATGGCGGCAAGGGCAAAATTTTCGCGCGTGCCGCGAAAGTCGCTGAAGAGTATTCGCGTCAGTCCCTTGAGGGTAAGGTTTCGCTGAGCACCCGCGTGAAGCACAAGATTTTCGATGTGCTGGTCTATAAGAAGCTGCGTGCCGCGATGGGCGGCAAGGTGACTCATGCGGTCTCTGGCGGTAGTGCACTGGGTGAACGTTTGGGCCACTTCTTCAACGGTATTGGCCTCACCGTGCTGGAGGGCTTCGGAGCTACTGAGACGGCGGCGCCTGTCACGGTGAACACTCCCGAGAAGATCAAGATCGGCACTGTCGGCCGCCCGGTCCCGGGCAATGAGATCAAACTCGGCGAGGACGGCGAGATCCTCGTCAAGGGCGTGTGTGTTTTCAAGGGCTACTACAACCGTGAAGACCTTACGGAGGACGCTTTCGTTGATGGTTGGTACGCCACGGGTGACCTGGGCACGATCGATGAGGACGGCTTCCTCACCATCACGGGCCGTAAGAAAGAGATCCTGGTGACGGCCTCCGGTAAGAACGTAGCTCCGGGCCTCATGGAGGACCGCGTCCGTAGTGTGCCGATCGTTTCTCAGTGTGTTGTGGTTGGTGAGGGCCGCCCGTACGTTGGCGCGCTAGTCACGGTTGATGAGGAAGCGCTGCCAGGCTGGCTCGAACGCCATAACCTCCCTTCCGACACCAAGATTGAGGACCTTGTAGAAAATAAGGATCTTCTCGCGGACATCCAGGAAGGTATCGATTCGGCGAACGACACGGTTTCGCGTGCTGAGTCGATCCGTAAGTTCCGGGTTTTGACGACTGACCTGACCGAAGAGACAGGGCATTTGACGCCGAGCCTGAAGATCCGCCGGCAGATTGTGTTGAAGGACTTCCAGGATGAGGTCGAGAAACTCTACAAACCTTAG